The genomic interval aatacaTCCTGTGCCTGCACATCAAAATAATGTGTTTAGACTTGTTAATAGGTGAAGCAGTTAATTGCTTTAGAGTTTTCACTTAATGTTCTAAAATCAAATGTTATAGCATTGTTGAAACATTTtgaataggaataaaaatatataatcttcATCCTTAAAAACGTAACTTGAAGACTTAGTTTactacaatatttttctttttaaatctagcAATTTATGATGACCAATAAACTGGATACGGCAATGTGGCTTTCTCGCTTGTTCACAGTTTACTGCTCTGCTTTGTTTATTCTGCCTCTTCTTGGGTATGTATTATACTTATTTCTGCCTTTGATATTCAGTGACTCAGTCAGCTTTTATGGGATGCCTTTTAGGTGTAAAACTTGTTAAACTGTAAGGGGATTAGGGCTAAAAACACAAGTCCTATCCTTAAGGCACTAATAATCTAGTAATATGTattgcagaaatatttttatcttgtGCTTTGTGAATACTACCATCAAATTGAAaatcttagaaaaaaattaatgggtGGGGATGagatgagttcattttttttgcatttaacttgacagaaagaatgaatgcttaataaaatttaattggtCATATAAGTGATTCTAACTAAGAAGGTAGAATAGgttcaagtaattttttttctattgactGTTAAATAATAGATTTAGGTGTTGTGCAATTCTGATGCAATTCACAAAGGAGGAAGACACATGGTAGTTGTTTACATCTCAGGGTAACATCTCTTCTGGTAATTTGCAGGTTGCATGAAGCAGCAAGCTTTTACCAACGTGCTTTGCTGGCAAATGCTCTTACCAGTGCTTTGAGGCTCCACCAAAGATTACCACACTTCCAGTTAAGCAGAGCGTTTCTGGCCCAGGCATTGTTAGAGGACAGCTGCCACTACCTGTTGTATTCTCTCATCTTTGTCAACTCCTATCCAGTCACAAGTAtccttttctacctttttttacaatgaaaatgCTTTAATGAAAATGCTGCGTAGGCATATAGGAGATCTCTACTGATTATTTTTTGCTATATGAGCTATTCAGCAAGGATGTTCCATGAAGCCTGATTTgtttactgaaactttatttgaatGAAGATGCAGTTAGTATAAGcatttctgactttaaaatgtGAACTCTTGATTTTGATGAGCTGAGCTGGGactttatttatctttgttctCACCTCATAATGCTTCTCTGTTAGCaatggatatttaaaatttttagattCAAAGTACAAGTCAAGGCAGGACTTATTTTAACAttaagttttctttcatttaattcacATCTTTAGGAACGTGTTCAAgtatcttgttttaaaatagaaagatCCTCAGCTCTCCTTTCTTAATCCCCAGTGATctggaaataaatggaaattaatcaAGAAATTGTTTAAGTAGATAATTGGATAATCAATCAttaaatcaaaaaacaaaataaggaattGGTATGTGCTATGGTTAGAgtagaaaataacatatatagatagTCCCTGACAGATAATGAGATTGAAATAACTCAATTGGAATTTGTATGTTTACATATTTCACAAGTGGCGTGATAGGGGGTGTTATTCCACAAAAGGACGGGGAGGCAAGGGAGCATTTCTTGCAGTTAAGTAAATTTGTGAGGCACTGGGTTAAACATTGTTAAAGGTTTCTTTACTGTAGGACCTATGATTTGATAATGTGTATTGTGAGACTGAAACAGTTATCTGTGTTTCTTAAACTTAaccatttttttctgtgaaacacACTTTGAGAAGTGCTCCTTTAAGAgttctttaatattttgataCAACTGTGTATGATAAAATATGTCATAAAGACTAAACATTACACATATATGTGTTTGTGAAGTACCAATTTTAAATAGATTGTTTATAAGTCTTGGGTAAGGACAAGAgactaggagaaaaaaaatttctttggcTCCTGTTTTGCTAATATGTAGGAACTTAATTTAATCTTTGCAACACACTGAAAAAATCATTGAGCTGCATATTACTGAGGCTTAAACAGTTTAAAATAACTTCCCTCACATTATTCTAGCTAATAATTATAATGCTGAAAAGGTCTGTTTGATTAAAAGGCCTGCCTAATCTACAGTTAATAGATGAATAACACCTAAGtgtagttttaaatatttctgttcaAACTTGAGCAAAgctacatatatgtgtatatgtatattctGTTTAAATTCCTTGGTTTACCAAGAAAATGTAAATTGTTTGGAAGGCTAATATAAAGTTTTTCATGTTTCAGTTCCTAGGTGTATAATATCCCATCCTAATTTGCATTGTTAGTTTTTAGGTAAAACTCACTAGATGATTGTTGTACAATACTTAACAATGATCACATTTGTTTGGTATATCATTGGATTGACCTACTTTTGGCAGCTTTGAGGTTCTTTGGAATCACCAGTACTAAAATTCTTGGCCCTTTAAGTTAAAGTGGAAGTTATATAGAGGTTCTTCAACCTATTCTATGTAGTAGCTTAAAATTTCTCTgtagagagaaatagaaataacagAGACTTTCTTTGAAGATAATTGATAATATAGAACAAATTGAATACATCAATAATGATCTCTGAGCAGTGactggcacagagcaggtgcaCGGTTTCGTTGAGTGAGTCCTGAGGTGACACCATAAGAGAGCTGTCCAGTGAAGACAGCCTCTCTGTGTTTTCTATGCAGTTGGTTTGCGAGCCCCTTTCTCATGGAAATGTTGACAATCAAGAATTAGGTATTCCTGAAATTCTTACAGAGAGGAAAATACTGAGCAGTGGGAAAACGTAAGCTAGTAATTGGCAAGAAGTACTAATCCAATGCCTAAAGTAGCTTGGGTTTTATATTAGTAAATAAAAGGGGGcccaaaataaaattacaaagttGTATTCTgatctttgcttttaaaaagatcatATATTGTCCTTGCTCTAACAGTGACAGGTACTTAAGGTTTAAATTGTAGACTTTCATCCCCTTCTAAATAGTTCGAGTGGCTTTGAAAGCTGAGGCTATGAGTCTCTGATTAAGGATTTGAGAACTGCAGAAGTGACAGACTCATTAGAAATCTCTAGCTTTGATCTCTACAGTATTCATCTGACATAGTGTGAAACTTGGCCTAAATGAGGTCAGTTAGGGACAGAGCCAGAACCAGAACCCAAGTGTCTTGACTCCCAATTCAGGGTTTTGTTTAAGAAGCAACAGAGTTTTATAGTTCATGTAAAAACACCTGGGAACTAGTCAGTCCCCAGGTTTCTATACACCCTGTGAGAGTCCATAAATGAACTTCGTTGGGGAATGTCAATGGATACctagaaattatatataaatgtttggGTGCTTGAGCATTTTTTTGAGGAGAGTATGGTATCATTTATCAATTTCAAAGGGGTCTATGATTCTTTAAAAAGCTTCAAACTGCTTATATATATGTGGTCTTTACTCAGGACATTGGCATTTTATTACATAGTTGTGAGTGCAGAAAATAATTGATCAGGATATTAATTTGAAGAACTCTATTACTGGAAAGTTAGGGTTTTTCTGTACTTGGGTATAGTTCAGTATATTTCTTGCCAATTGGAAATTAGGAAGGTTTGGAGCCTATTGACTTATGGTTATAATGAATTTGATACTCAAAATTGTACTATAGCAGTCACCATTTCTTGTCATGACAAATCTTCAATTAGCGTAGAAAAATATAATTGCTCATTTTCTAGGAACCTCTAATATTTTTAGGATAAGTATTTTGCCATTTATGATTCACTAATGGTTTATATCATTTCATGGACATAACTTCACCCTGGCAGAAATTATGGTGAAAAATGGGGTCTTTTGAacaatttctatttttcaaaaagatGAATGGAAACTATATTTTTATCTATGACATAAATCTGAAAATTAAACTCAGATATAACAGTTCTTTGCTTATGTTTGGGATTAAACTGATGAGATTCTCAATTgaccatatacaaatatatactgtctttttttatttgcacaCATTAATTGTAATAGCTTGACAGGTTCAGTATCTTAAAATAATAGGGTCTGTTTCTAGGAAAGGAATAATAGATCATTAGTTGAGGAAAAATTTGAGAGCTTCTCTGTAAGACATTACTTCTGACTTATTCTTGGCAGTTAAGATTGGCAAAAGCATCACAAAAGTCTGCCTCTTTATTTGAAGGCTAAGTTTGAAATAGCCAAGATGGGTCACTCTCAGTGTTCGAGGCGGTATTATTTCATCCTCTGAGATGGCCCAAATTCCAATtgaatttagcaaatatttacaataaataataaatggggAAAGTTTTTTTCACTATTAACTTTCCTCATAAAAAGTACTGTGAACTTTAGAAAGTAAAATAGTCTATGTTCTTCCTTACAGATAAAGCTTCATTTGGTTATGTAAATCAAAAGCCATTATACTAAACTGTTTCAGTAGAGATTGTCTCGCATCTGTACACTTGGACATAATACATAGCTTGTTTTGCAACATACTTggtgaattttaaatgttttccttaattgttttcTTCAGTGAGTATTTTTCCAGTCCTGTTGTTTTCTTTGCTTCATGCTGCCACGTATACTAAAAAGATCCTTGATGTAAGTAGAACAACGTTTGTTTTTTTGACTCCTGGATTAGTAATAGTTGACATGGACTTGAAAGTTTCAAGACATTTTGGCTTTTATCACaagtttctttattctttaaaactttattctgaattatttagttatttgaaagttttaagttttttaattGTTGAAGATTTTGTAGATAAAGGATTTTTCTTAAAATGACTTCCAGTCTCTAGACGAATTTTCTAAGtatgagatatatttttaaaatttttgaaatttgaaataaatacatattttaaaaagtcataccTTGTAAGTTTGATAAGTTATACTGTCAGAGATCTCTTGTTCTGTCAGTGCATATTAGCTAAGTAAAATTAGACTGTATCTCTTTTTTACACTAATGTTCAGAACTCTGCTTTCTTAAGAGTTTTCTTATTGCTTTGTTGGAACACAAAGCCTAGCTTCAGTGTCCCAGATAGATTTACTTCATATATactgaaaatgtaattaaaatatccAACTCTCTGTTTCATGTTGGCCATTTTCTTTATCCCTGTAATTCTTTGGTCTCAGCAGTGATTAGTACTTTAGGGactactcaatttttacccttaAGAGTCCcagatattttaattatattacttGGTAATCCTGTTTTGTTACGGTTTGAGAGAGATCGGCAtcattttttgtaaaataatttgttttttttaattctctttttaatacaattttattgagatattttcacataccatataatcatccaaagtgtacagtcagtgtgGTTCATGGTATCatatagttttgcattcatcaccacaatcaatttttgaacatttcattgtCCAAAAAAACcatatattagaataaaaattaaaataaaaataaaattacaaacatcccataccccttatcccacaccccattatttatttatttttgttctcattcttttacttatgtgTCCATACATTAGATAAAgtgtcagccacaaagttttcacaatcacacggtcatactgtaaaagctatatagttatagtcttcaaaaatcaaggttattggaataCAGTGTAACTGttttagatatttccttctagctattctaatacactaaaaacaaaaaaggaacatctgtataatgcataagaataacctctagaatgacctctcaactctatttgaaaactTTCAGCtactgaagttttattttatttcatgtcttttcccccttttagtcaagaaggctttcttggtCCTGtaatgctgggtcccggctcatccttgGGACTCATATCCCactggggaggacagtgagtttacctgctgagttgacttagaaagaaaggccacatctgagcatcaaaagtggttctctggggttgactcttaggcataattataagtaggcttagcttctcctttgcaggaataagttgcataagagcaagtctcaagattgagggcttggcctattacaTTGGTAGtttccaatgcttgtgagaatattagaaattctgcaggtggggaagtttaatattcccacgtttttttcccagttcctcaaagggttttacaaatacttttttattctctgcccagaatactctgggatgtatcaaggcatcacactaacctgtacaaactagcaaggtctcacttcctattcaaattttaatcatttttaaagtaaaacatcAGAATATGAAGAGGAttcttaaagttcttttttttttatactcttAAAATACACAGAGTACaataaagcaggaaaatataGTAACTTTTGTCCTTTAGTAGTTTGTAAACTTCTATACcatcatttccaaataatttgcttttggttctatttcttcctggatATGCTCTTTATCTGAAGAAAGGAAATAGTTGAGAGATAAAAATGCTTCATTGTTTCTaatgtttgatttcttttgttttaggcAAAGGGTTCAAATAGTTTTCCTCTGCTGAGATCTGTCTTGGATAAATTAAGTGCTAATCAACAGAATATTCTGAAATTCATTGCTTGTAATGAAATATTCTTGATGCCTGCTACAGTTTTTATGCTTTTTAGGTAAGAATAAAAGTAACATTTGTTTGGGAGGCTTATGACGAAGTGAAGATAATAAAGATAACAACTCAAATTTTTTATCCTGTTTAAGTTGGTTGAAGTAGATATTGACATATAGAGCCATGTGGATCTTTGTAATCACCTAATCCAACCCTTTTCACTTTGTATaggtagagaaactgggacattacAGCAAACCTAGGAATTTGTCTTATGTATCACACCTTGTGATTTATTGTttactattttgaaaattaatttcagaatCACTGCTTTTGGCATTCAAAGGCCCATGCCATAAACAGAAACCAGTGATAATGATGGCAGCTATGCCATTGATGGCCTTGCAGGCTGGCTGTGCCCATTTGGTCACCACTTGCTGTGTGTAACttgggctggggttggggcttCCCGGATCTGCGTTGAGGGTTGGACCAGGCCTTGCACAGCTGGGGTGGGTGCACCCAGGAGAGGCTGCAGCTCTGAGGTTAAGGTAGAGGAAAAGCTGTGTATACAGTACCTGAGGAGGAAAATTGAGGTGCTGATGTTAAGGAACAAGTCAGAGTGCACTCCACGGAGTTGGTCCTTTTGTCTCCAAAGCAAGAGCAGTGATTGTTGAAATAGCTAGTCTTCCAGTGCCAACTATTGCAGCAATAAATGGACTTACATTAGGTGGTAGCCTTGAACTGGCTTTAGCTTGTGATGTAAGAGTGGCACCTTCCTCTGCAAAACTGGGCCTGGTTGAAACAAAGCTGACAATTATTCTTGGTGTGGGGGGAACACAGAGATTGCCACGCACCATTGGAATGTGGCAAAAGGAGCTTATCTGCATATGTGCTAGATGACCATGAAGCTTAAGCAGTAGACTTATCAGCCATGTTCTAGAACAGAATCAAGTAGGGGAATGCTGCATACAAGAAGGCCTTGGACCTAGCAAGAGTTTGTACCTCAGGGACCTGTGGCAATGAAAGTGGAAAATTAGCAATTAATCAAAGAGTGAAGGTTGATTTAGTAACAGGGTTAGCTATAAAAGCTCGTTATGTTCAGACCATTCCAAGAAGATAGGCTTGAAGATCTTCTTACTTTTAAAGAGAAAAGGCCCCTCTCACTATAAAGGAGAGTAAGAGAAAAACATATAAAGATGTACCTCTGACAGTATCTTTAGATGCACTGTATGCCTCAGCATATGGAATTTCAACCAACAAAGTGAAAAGCAAATTATTCATATAGTGTATTAAGCATCTGGAATTTATGCTTACGTGTACTTTGTTCAAATTATATCATGTCATATTCATTCAGATTGATAAAGCTACTAGTGTATATTGTCAAAGACCTAGGTCCAAAATtagttatacatttaaaaaatttctcacaTATGAggctttccatttttatttttttaatgtgaataatTTATATATTGCACACTGTAGGAAATAATATTGATTATATGTTTAGTGtgtttcttaaagaaaataaaatgatttctgtataccaaaaaaaaaaatcactgcttttgaaaaaatcttgagaaattaTTTATTCCAAATTGAGATGATTTTTCTTATAGTAggaaaaaatcttaaattatgttgtagtattaaatttttttaactttttattgtggttacctatatacaacacaaaatttcccattttaaccattttcaatatacaattcagtagtattcaTTTAccttcacagtgttgtgctaccatccccaccatccattacccaagtTTTTTCATCACTTCTAAGACCTTACCCCCATTTGCAGTAACTCCCCATCTGCTCCCTCTTCCCTTGTTCTCCCATTTCATTCCAGGTAACCTATgctttggtttactaaagctgatgaaatgcaatatgccagaaatagactgatttttaacaatggggatttattagtttacgaATTTACAtgtctaaggctgtgaaaatgtccaaattaagtcatcagtAGGATGAAACTTCTGAAGACTGGTTACTGGCAAGCTTGGGCTTTTCTGTTACATAGCAAGGCACAAGCCAGCATTTGCTCatccttctctcctagcttccattgcttccatcttcgggctttagtggcttcctctctcagcttctgtgaaGTATGTCCTCATCTCTCAGCTtgtctggggcttttttctgtgagcttcgGTCTGTTTACTGTGTATCCTTTATCCTCTTACATAGGActccttgaatgaggtgggtcacatctcaattgaaatagcctaatctTAAGGTCCCAGCTACAACAGCTCTACACACATAAtagtggattaaatttaagaacatacttttctgggatacgtaatctactttctgcctctattttGCTGAATATAAGCTAGATCCATTGTATTTAATAAACCATGCCACATTGTGCTCTAAAAGGTCTGAATCACCTTTCCATAATTTCATGAATATGTAATGAACTTTTATGTTTGTGGGTTAtgtaattatatttcattttaatatgcaTTATCTTGATTAATTAGTGAGGTTTTTATATACCTGACAGTTACTCCTTTCTTTAgcagtttctttttaaatgaataacagaattttttagaatttccttataaatgtttcttttccattcttttaaataACGTTTTCTTCAGAACTACAGGATTGACACATGGTACTTAAGGTCTGGGGTTTTGAACTAATATCATCTAGGTAAAGTTCTAGAATGGTACAATGGAAAGGCTTCCTAGTGGATGTTAGGAACCTGGTTCTAGGTGATGTGACCATTAACTTGGCCTTCTGagccttgattttctcatttaaaaggcCAATAGTAGTTGACATAGGTGATTTAACATCCTTCCAGCTATATTCTTCCATGAATGCTTAATACAGGATTTGATGGAGCTGTATTTATCAATTATTCAACTCTTAAACTTTCATTGTAAAGGTTAATAAAGTCTTCTCTTATCCTGGAAGCTGAAGGCACCTGAAAGGAAAGTGTAGTATAACCTTgggtaaaagaaaaaagggaCAAGATCAAAACTCCCCCCAGTATTTTCCCCGTGATTTATAGGTCTtacttttcatctttctcttttgtGATCCTGATCTGACACTTAAAACCTAGTTTGCACTTTAATTAGGAAAAGGACTTTTTGCcctctaatatttttattcatttttctgtttttgggaTCACCTAATTATGATCTTGGGTCATACCAGGTCCTGTGATTTATTTCATATAACTGGATGAAGATCAAAATGGTAGATATTGAAACTAGTTCATTATAAGAATATAATTGATGTCCACATCTGAAACCTCCAGATTCTGTGtaataagaaaaatttattatgctttttttaaatcagctttAGATCATTACAATAAAATGCTGCCATGCCATGCACACTTACACAAAAAGCCTCTTCTCGGCACTGCAGTGAATTTTTTGTTGGAGCACTATGTTTTGATTGCACTGGTACATTAACTCACTGTGCTACTTAATATTTTACTTAAACACTTGGGTAAAAATTTATCACTTTAGTTTTCAAGATTAttgtaaaggaaaagagaattcaccagaaatatttaaataaataaatcgatTTGttgttctaaaaaattaaaataaggttaTAAGGTTTTATTCAGTCCCTAACAGGAAAAGCTGTTATGCCACTTGAATGTAATGCAAACATATAAAATCATTGGTATTCCTTATATACTCCCCTTATGTGAAAAACACAGTCTAAGAATACTTTACAGGTTATACCTGTAGTAATAATGTTCAAAGTactgtatttaaaaatgaatgtatagTCTGAATTTATcctatatatacatgcacatgtgtgcagaCAAAAGGATGATAATTATGGCTTTATAGACTGGAATCATCCAAAGTATTTTTTAGTagggagttttaaaaataatggtacatgcataaaatggaaaatttgaagcTGTAAAACAGTGAGGTAATTTATATGTTATAATATGGACTGATCTCCAAAACAAAGTAAGTGAAAATGTTAGAACAGTGTAGTacatttcttgtcttttttttacatgggtaggcaccaggaattgaacctgggtctctgacatggcaggtatgagctctgccactgagccaccatggcccgcccagtacATTTCCATTTATGTTTTGTTGTATCTGTGTGTAagggtatatatttatttatttatttctgccacAGTTTCAAAATCTTTAGGGTGTAGATGATGATAATATCACCTCCCTCTTAAGAATTATTATATGGATACAGTGAATTATATAAAGTGAGCACTGTATTAGTGGCAGTCATATATACTTTACATAAATATCTGGTAGGCTATATTAGAAATTATTATAGCTTTGGAAATTATAGGAAGGGGATAAATCAGATAATGGAAGACTTGTTTTTAGTGAATATTCTTTTCTACTTCTATTTTCTAGAGTAttactttttcaattaaaaaagttaaaaatttgtcAGATATTTATTTGGGAAGATGGATGTAGCGTTCAGTTTAGTGATAAGTttgtaatctgttttttttttttttttttttggtaggggtGCATGgctcaggaattgaacctgggtctcccgcatgaaaggtgtgcattctaccactgaaatactgTGTAATCTGTCTTTACCATGAAAATAATATCACACAATTTAAGAAAgctaaaaaaaaccctaaaa from Tamandua tetradactyla isolate mTamTet1 chromosome 19, mTamTet1.pri, whole genome shotgun sequence carries:
- the TMEM33 gene encoding transmembrane protein 33 produces the protein MADPAPNGPQGAGAVQFMMTNKLDTAMWLSRLFTVYCSALFILPLLGLHEAASFYQRALLANALTSALRLHQRLPHFQLSRAFLAQALLEDSCHYLLYSLIFVNSYPVTMSIFPVLLFSLLHAATYTKKILDAKGSNSFPLLRSVLDKLSANQQNILKFIACNEIFLMPATVFMLFSGQGSLLQPFIYYRFLTLRYSSRRNPYCRTLFNELRIVVEHIIMKPACPPFVRRLCLQSIAFISRLAPTVA